One Polaribacter reichenbachii genomic window, AACAGGCAAACCAAATGCAGCAGTTTTACCTGTACCTGTTTGTGCTAAACCTATAAAATCGGTTTTAGATTTTAATAAAATTGGTATGGCTTTTTCTTGTATTTCAGTAGGCTTAGAAATCCCAATTTCTTGGATTGATTTTATATAATCTTTACGAATTCCGAGTGCAGAAAATGTTGACATTGTTTCTTAATTTTTTGCAAAGATACTTTTATTAATGTGTACTGACACAAATTACACAAATTGTACAAAAAATAACAACAATTTTAAGTTAAGAATGATTTTTACTGTAAAATTAAAATGGATTAATTCTGTAGCACTTTTAAAACATCTTCTCTAATTCTTGTAGGCTTAAATGTTTTGGCATTTAACATTGCCCAAGTTGTTTTTGCTTTTACCAACAACACATTACCTTTATAAAACTCCATAAAACGTATAGACGTTATTCCTTTAGTTTCTCCTACCCAAGTTTTTACAGTAATTTCATCGCCCAAACCTGCTTGCTTTAAATAATCAATTTCGTGTCTTATTACTACCCAAACATATTGTGGCAAAGGATTTTCTTTGGTTAAAAAAGACCAATGTGTTGTGGCAATTTTATCCATCCATTTTACATAAACCAAATTATTTACGTGTTGTAAATTGTCTATATCTTCTGCAGAAACAGTAATTTTTAACGTGAAAACGTTTTCTAATTTATTCATTATAGCAAACATAGATATTTTAATAAACCTATAATAATTATTGATAATAGTTTAACAAAAAGCTTTTAATTTATGTTGATATTTGCAACTCTTATGGCAAAACTAGCAAACGATTTAGGTACAGAAAAAATTAGTAGTTTATTGATAAAACAAGCAGTACCAGCTACAATTGGTATTCTTGTGATGTCTTTAAATATGATTGTAGATACTATTTTCGTTGGACAATGGGTTGGGGTTTTAGCAATTGCAGCCATAACAGTGGTTTTACCCATTGCTTTTTTAATTTCATCTATAGGAATGGGAATTGGTATTGGAGGAAGCTCTATTATTTCTAGAGCTTTAGGCGCAGAAAACTCAAGTAAGGCTTTTTTAACCTTTGGTAACCAAATTTGTTTAACACTTATTTTAGCCATTATTTTTGTGCTTTTAGGTAACTTTTATAGTGTACCCATTTTAAATTTGTTTGGAGCTAAAGGAGATATTTTACCAATTGCATCAGAATATTTTGCTATGGTAATTTTTGGAGTACCTTTTTTAGCTTTTGCAATGATGGGAAATCCTGTAATTAGAGCAGAAGGCAAACCTAAATTTGCAATGTATGCAATGATAATTCCTGCAATTTTAAACATTGTTTTAGATGTTGTTTTTATTAAGTTTTTTGATTGGGGTATGACAGGTGCTGGTTTAGCTACTTCTATTTCTTATGCAAGTATTGGTTTGTATATTTTATATTTCTTTTTATCAAGTAAAAGTGAACTTAAAATTATACCCAAAAACTTTGCTTTAGATGGTAAAATTGTAAGAGAAATTGTTGAATTAGGTGGAGTTTCAGTTGTTAGACAAGGTGCAATTAGTGTATTAATGATCGTTTTAAATTATTCGCTTTTTACTTATGGTGGAGAGATTTCTATTTCTATTTTCGGAATTATAAATCGAGTAATGATGTTTTCTTTATCGCCAGTAATGGGCGTTTCTCAAGGTTTTTTACCTGTTGCAGGTTTTAATATTGGCGCTAAAAAGAATGATAGAGTTAAAGAAACCATTAAAAAATCTATATACTTTGGTTCTATTTTAGGGACATTCATTTTCTTGGCAATCATTTTGTTTAAAGAACAAGTAATACAGATTTTTACAGATGATATTACTTTGTTAAATGAAACCCCAAATGCAATGCTCATTGTGTTTATTGCAACCCCTATTATTACAATGCAATTAATTGGTTCTGCTTATTTTCAGGCAGCAGGTAAAGCAATGCCTGCTTTATTACTAACCTTATTAAAACAAGGAATTTTCTTAA contains:
- a CDS encoding acyl-CoA thioesterase, whose product is MNKLENVFTLKITVSAEDIDNLQHVNNLVYVKWMDKIATTHWSFLTKENPLPQYVWVVIRHEIDYLKQAGLGDEITVKTWVGETKGITSIRFMEFYKGNVLLVKAKTTWAMLNAKTFKPTRIREDVLKVLQN
- a CDS encoding MATE family efflux transporter produces the protein MAKLANDLGTEKISSLLIKQAVPATIGILVMSLNMIVDTIFVGQWVGVLAIAAITVVLPIAFLISSIGMGIGIGGSSIISRALGAENSSKAFLTFGNQICLTLILAIIFVLLGNFYSVPILNLFGAKGDILPIASEYFAMVIFGVPFLAFAMMGNPVIRAEGKPKFAMYAMIIPAILNIVLDVVFIKFFDWGMTGAGLATSISYASIGLYILYFFLSSKSELKIIPKNFALDGKIVREIVELGGVSVVRQGAISVLMIVLNYSLFTYGGEISISIFGIINRVMMFSLSPVMGVSQGFLPVAGFNIGAKKNDRVKETIKKSIYFGSILGTFIFLAIILFKEQVIQIFTDDITLLNETPNAMLIVFIATPIITMQLIGSAYFQAAGKAMPALLLTLLKQGIFLIPLAYILPKYYGVLGVWWSFPIADILSTIVTVLVLKREIDKNLISA